tctctgtttacaCATCCTTGATTCTCACGTGAATGCCGCATGCTGGTCGCCATGCTGGCCAATCATAACAAAGCTCTGTCGTAACCAGAGCTGGGACTGagcactgaaagtgaaacctaAACAGCGAATGGAAAAAAACTGGGAGCCTGGCTCTCACTCCATGCAAGCCGGCTCTTCTGATTCACTACAAAGAGCCGGCTCTCAGAGCCGATGCTTGTGCGCATGACCCATCACTAGAGCTCACTTTTGCTCAGACTCTCAAAGAGACAACATCTCTCCAGTCGACTACCAGCAAGccagtcttttcttttgtgtgccatAGCCTGAAGAAGACCCACTACAGGGTTGAAACGTTGCTTTAGTGCACacaatttctttgttttgaaagatttaaatacagtttatttttttatttttctaaaaccagattttattttatttttttgttttttcatttcctttggaTTTTCGCCTCTTAAATACATAACTTcattcataaatacataaataaatacataaattaacATAACAAAGGCGACAATATATTTCATACAGCCATACCAGATGGCTCATATGTGGGATGGCTGGACGGAAATGCGCTATGGCAGGAGACGCCAGCGCTTCCGTCAGCCAGCTTGGGGCCAGGATTATGCTGCTGACCGGGGGACGGACCGTGTGCCTCCCGCCCCATTcatgggacgggctcagttcccccacCCTAACCCTAGCCGGGTTGGCAGCATCTCACCTATCGCAAACACAGACCAAACAGAGCAAACATGGCAGCATCTCACCTATCGCAAACACAGACCAAACAGAGCAAactataatattagacaaataTGAAGAAGACACACTTCATCCAAACTAAAgccaacacagctgcagctgccagatgcaggaaggacagctggCAAACAATCCCCACTGTGTGAATGAAGGCTtctaatatcactgccccatcattGGGGCATGAGGAGGtctgattacatttttgtgttctataaaatgtatgtgttgCTGAGATGTACTCTTATGGCTTGTTTGGCagttttagtcttattctgtcagctgcagcaccaGAGTTACAAacggagcaaataaaacataaatataaaaacatgactCAAAGTGCTGAGTAGGCTTAATTTCATATCTTATAAGAACAGTAACTATAGGCTTTTGTGCTTCAGTTAGTCTCTGCTGGAGAATGATATCAGTATACAAAGCACAATAAAATGCACACAGAAGTCATTCCCTCTGACCAGAATCTATATCTCTCatataaaacactgtcagtgaAAGACAAAGCTCTCTGCCACTCCCTCAAAACCAGGGTTAACCCTGAAGAGGCCTATTCTaagaagcaggatttgaggttagCAAGGTAAATAGTTAATGTTGTTAAAATAAACctatttttcaaacttttcttgAACGTATATTATTATCTTTCaaatatgatgatgaagatgatgaagagtcTTTCAGGTTTAATCATGTCATCTCTGTGGGAACTGATGttctcaaacaggaagtgattaaCTCTGTAAATCCAGCAGAACcaagtaaacaaacagagatgtttcctgctcaaacacaaacacccaaactgaagatttattttttcttcaaacacaaaaacacttcttGTTTGTACAAACTTTAGAACAACttggtttttaatgtttttaaacagcgagagaagcagaaaaaagcAAACGTCCAGCTCAACATGGTGGAAATggtttttaacaaaataagtcAATGAGGACACAGACATAATGAGTATTTACGGTgtcataataaatatttatgacATCATAATGATATAAGAAGCTTCAGTCTCAATAAAACAGATACATGACTATTTTGTAAAAACCTGCAGATTTCAAGATTAAATCattcaattaattatttcaCTTTGATTACAGTTTAATATTGATgatcaaatgtgaaatatttaatgcttaaaattaataatatattGATGAGTGAACTTCCTCCAGCTGTTtgtggtgaggaagaggaagatgaagatgaagaaaatgttaAGTTCTtcaagtgatgaagatgatgaagatcaGTCTCTGGGACTCTGTTTTGACCTCTGCCGGTACTCTGGCAGGTGATGAAGGATCCAGGCAGCTGGAGTCAACATGGCCACAGCAAACACCGACATGACGATGAAACTTTGCTgtcagagacaaaaaacaaccaatcacagccttttcttctttctttttttttttacaaccaatcacagcagacATCCATCTGAAACAtcacatgacatcatcagggtaaagactgaaaatacataaacaatacaaacaatactgtgtagaaaataaaacatctttcatgaaacatacatataacatacatataaatgtatgttaatGATACATTTAAGATGTGATCATTTCACAGAAATCATAACTACATGTGTCACTCTAAATTAAATCTAAaccttaattaattaattaatttaaaccTTATTGATTAATCACATTGTGGCAGACTGGTGAACATGAGAAATTAAAAGCAATCAACATTCAATAATAAAACCaattaaagataaaatacattttaaaaaattacaATGTTGTTCAGTTTAATGAAGCTGAAAACACTTGGGTTTTgagctgagaagaaaaataattagactatatattatatactattaTAAGACTAAACAAGTACAGACTCTAAAAGGTCATACTCAATCAGTTAAATCCTTATAATTACTTTTAAATTATTCCAGCAGCTCAGATCATTTAAAATTCAGCTACCAcaattttaacaaataaaacacagaaatatgaaaattcTACATTCTAAAGTCTCTCCACTGAGTATGGTTACTGGTATACAGATCTGTCGCTGGAGTAAAACCAGCTTATATTCTTTGTTTGAATTCTAGAAACTCTAAGagtagttagttagttagttcatTAGTTAGTTACTTCGTTTTTTCAGACTTACCACGGCTCCGATCTTGTTTCTGGGAGGTTTGCTGTAGATCATCTTCTTTGTCTCCTTCAGGATTTCTTTTGGACGAGTCAGAGTTGATGCAGAaacatttcccatcatcctcaggaCAGCGCTCACCATTGTCACCTGCTCACTAAGCAGCACGTGTTGGagtctgattggctgctgctgagTAACTGTTTGTTCTCTatgttgttgatgatgtgtTCAGTTTGACCAGTACAGTCACACTGAATCTGAAGTCTGGTggaccagaggaggaggaggaggaggaggtggtgcagAGGTCCCAGCAGCCTGCCGATTGTGAAATGATCCAAATGAACCAACAGTCAGTAAACATCCGGTTCACAGTCAGAGCATCTCAACAGTCCAGCTGATTAGATTTCCTCTGCagaacaaacagctgacagaggagaagaaaaggactGATGGAGGATGAGTGATGTGAAGGAGGATAAACAGTTAATGTGATGTTTGATGTACAGAAACAGACCTGCTGCTTCAAATCTGTTCAACATCACAAACACGACAGGAGACTCATgatattaaacacaaagcagcagaggaaagtgactaaatacatttactatACTTcatacttcaactccactacatttcagagggcaatatttacatttttactggaGTTACTTCAGAGACTAAGATTTTACATATAACACATAAAACGTATTCATAAAGATGAAACCAGGTGTTTCCAACCCTTTTGCCTTCTGACCACATAGatacaggaaaataaaaagtaactTCAGCACGTTTTCTGGTTGTTTATTCACTTCCTGTCCGAAAAGTCAGCATTTTAACTCTATTTTAATCCGATCACCTCGATTTTTACTTTTCTGAGCCTCTCACATGGAAAGCATGAAATTGAGGAcgaatttgttttgtttttctactgcACTCAATAACCAGAAACGTCTCAACATGCTGCCAGCTTTAAGACtaacacctgtacatcactgcagcaaggtaaGAAGTTCAACCACTGGAGGTCAACAAAGACAAGATTTACAGTTTTCAGTTACTCTTTAAGCTGATCAAATTCTGATCTTGGCAGCATGTTGGTAAGTCCTTGTTTGTCTTCTGGAAAAACATATCAATTCTGTGATCTCCAGATCAGAGTCCCTGTATGTCAATGCTGGATTCCGTCTCCAGCCACCCCCCCTCAGGTATGGAGATGTGGCCCTGGTGCAATCAAAATTACAATTGGCACCCCCAAGTGTCCATTAAACCTGACAGAAGCTGGACAGAACAAGAGATATTTTTAATAATCAACGCCACAATTTCAAAAAGTTCCCCACGTCATTTCCTTAATTTGTATACTGCGGTAAGGTTTCCAAAATGTACATCAGGGTCCACACCTCCATACctgagggtggggggtggagggtggaggttTGAGGCCTAAATTTGATATTTGGGAAATAAATCCCACTCATTAATCCCAGCAAAATATTCCTGTTCATTTGTAATGGAGTGTCAAAAGCTTCCCGTACAGGAATGCTAAGTGATAGAGGGTGCAAACGAAAATGGAAATGCCTCATTTGGGCGACATATTAAAAAAGCTCTGACAAGTTTAGAAGAAATTCCCCAACCTGACCCACTTTCACACAGGGTGTCAAACCACTTCGTCCTCACACCATCCTCACCTGGgttctttaaaaacaaccaaCCCTTTTCCAGATGGCACAGAGGGGAGGTGGTGATGTGGGCTTGTTCGAGGCAGCGTCCACCATGTTTGTGCAAAATCTGGGTCTCTGGGACATTCTCTgagaaaatgtacatatttttaattatacACATACACTGCAACATTAGGGAAACTTGTTGACCTTTTGACATTTATGCAGGTCTTTGGAAACCTCAACATGCAGCCAGATCCACCAAATTCAGGTCAGTTATTCTCTACAAACCCAACTTTGACTCAGAAAAGGTTTCGACCTTTGGCTTTATTGaaaactttcacttttcagTGGAATGGCTCATATGGCTTTGCCATTTTGGAAACCTGGCGACCTTTTGACCTGACAGAAAGAATCCCAAATGTAATTTCCCTAATTCTTTGACACCTGGAATACATTTGTATGGGTCGGTCAGGTTTCCCAAATGTCCACTAGTGGGTGAAAAAAAGGGCCCAATTGTAATTTACTTCATTTGTGGACTCATGTACTGTATTCTGACAAAACCTGGCCTTTGTGGAACCAATTTAAGTCAATTACTGAACTAAACATCCTCTCTCTTAAGCACTGGATCAAATCCTGCATACTGCTCATATATTTCAAATTCAATGTGCGACTGGTGCAGCAAGAATCAACATGGTAGTAAAAGTGACACTATACATGTTGCAATCATTCACTGGACTTTAACTATtgtccagcagctgcagctacGTTGGCTGGTGCCCAAAAGAGTGGCACCTACCAGCGTATGACCAGCAGCCGTGGAACCTCCTACAGACAGCGAcagtttgttgttggagccgctgaTAACAGCATAGAACAGAAAAGACGTCCGTCTATTAAAACGAAATTCACTGATGAGTAAAATTTCACTTAAATGATATCTGATGACTATATTCTCAACATGGTTATACATGGTGGTACAGCAGAGTTATAAGCACTGATGGAGGCTTGTTTACTTCTGACTACAACCTGGATTCATGTGTATCTAACAGGGTTCACGATGTTttacagttaggcccagaaatatttggacagtaacacaatcttcatgatttgggctctgcatgataccacattggatttgaaatgaaacaactaaaatgcaattgaagtgcagactttcaggtttaattcagggggttgaacaaaaatatcctatgaaacatttaggaattgtaaccatttttatacaaagtctcctcatttcaggggctcaaaagtaattggacaaattaacattaccataactaaattgttcatttttaatactttgttgagaatcctttgcaggTAATtactgcctgaagtctggaacccatggacatcaccaaatgctgggtttcctcctttgtgatgctttgccaggcctttactgcagctgtcttcagttgttgcttgtttgtgggtctttctgccttaagttttgtcttgagcaagtgaaatgcatgctcGATCGAGTTcagatctggtgattgactcggccattgcagaatattctgcttctttgccttaaaaaactcctgggttgctttcgcagtatgtttgggtcattgtccatctgtactgtgaagcgcCGTCCAACCAACTTggctgcatttggctgaatctgagcagaaagtatatccctatacacttcagaattcatccagctgcttctgtcttctgtcacatcatcaatgaacagacccagtgccattggaagccatgcatgcccatgccatcacactgcctccaccatgttttacagaagatgtgcTGTGCTTTGGATCATTagctgttccaattcttctccatactttcttctcatcattctggtacaggttgatcttagtctcatctgtccaaagaatgctgttccagaactgggctggcttcttcagatattttttggcaaagtctaatctggcctttctatttttgaggctgattaatggtttgcaccttgtggtgaaccctctgtatttactctcattaagtcttctctttatggtagacttaTATACTGATACACCTACTTCCTGcagagtgttcttcacttgggtggatgtAGTGActgggtttttcttcaccatgtaAAGGATCCTGCGATCATCCACCACTGTTGTCTTCCGTGGAcgttagggggttagggttatattacatatttctgggcctaactcTATATGAGGACCAAACTGGatgatttacatatttttaacccttttaaattacaatttattttattttcaaatattcacttaagtttttattttgatttcctTCAGGCAGCGTTTGGTTTCACTTAAATCAACCTGCAGAGATATAAAGCTTCCACTATGACACCAATAATCACTCAGTACTTTTGATTGATGCTGAATCATGTTGTTGATTCAGTTTTATtagttttcattaaaaaggaaacacaaagacaacacagagacattAACGTTGGTGAAACACAAAGGAACAACATTAAAGACTGGAAGTTCGAAAGGttaaaaataaactgcaaataaaaactgaaatgtcaaaaataatcCACAGCGTACACAAGAAACTatagaaaacaacagaggaaacaagACGAAGATAAAAGATGGAGGACGATCCCAGTCAGGAGGACAAGGACGGTCATTTCAAGGTTAGtggcaggtcaaaggtcatcaggTGGAGTAGAAATGGCCGTCGACTCGTCGTCTCTTAcgactctgctgctgctcgaAAAATTGACGGATGTCATCAGGAGTCACGACCTATCAGAGAACAGACAGTCACATGTCATCAGGAGTCACAACATATCAGAGCAGAGTAATATATTTCTTACTGACCcttaatgcactcaaatactgacatattatcaataacaacaaataatcaACACAAACGTCAATGATGCTCCATCCAAGACTCTGAGCTGTTGACAAGAACAGCTGCAGTTTGAGCTGGTTTATATAGACCAGGAACAACGACTGACTAACATGAAGGCTCATTGTAGCTGAAGAACTTTGACCACATGTTTAAATTCTGTACAGTCACATATTTGCAGAGataaacactcctgtagcatCAGTTATTACCTTGGTCTTACTCTGCACTGAGAGGCTGCCTGGACGgtgtggggaggaggactccccttccagtctggttttatCTCTAATCGATATATTCAGGTGACgttgtaaatgtcatgtttgaaatgtttccacaGAAAGACCCGACTTCAGCTGAACGTTGATGACACACAGTTTGACAGTAACCATTCTTTTCTCTGTAACTAACTGGTAAACCGTAACATTCCCATACAATGGATCTAAATGTCATTTCAAtgtcaattaaattttatttatatagcgccaaatcacaacaaaaagtcatctcatgacactttacaaatagagcaggtctagaccgactctttgtaatgtaatgtcacaGGCGGAtcctccagctctgtgtttttcattcgGAGGCAGCGACACTACATGAGCTTGACTAATGAGCACCTGATCGACAGACAGCAACTGATAAGCTGCCAAAACTCTACGGGTAAAACTTGCACTCTAGAATCTCTGTTCTGCACGTGAGAGTAGTAAATATAGACTGTAATGGTTTGGTTCACAGGACATATCGAACAGCTTCCAAagagtaaaattcaagcacCTTTaaagcactttcaaggtactCAAACCAAAATATTTCTATTCTGAGAGCCGATGGTCGCCCTCATGACGCCGGGTTAATACTAGACACAGAGTGGAATGGAAAAAGCCCCCTTTTAATTTAGACAACATGTCAGTCAAttagtgacccccccccccaaaaaaaaggtCACCTTCAGTCTTAGACTCACCTTTCCTTCTGCTGCAAATCTCTGCAGGAAGtccttcagttcagttttcatGTCGTTGTAtcctgaaagaaacaaactgaCATCAGAAAAGAAGGTTGACAGATACAGGTGTAACTGTAGTACTTGTGGTTCCATCTGTGGCACTTGTAGTTTTATGTGTAGTAGTTGAAGCTTTGTGTACCGTGAATGACCTCGAGCTGCTGCACTCAGTTCAGGATGTACTTTTATGTGTAGTACTTTGTATACCGTGAATGATCTCAAGCTGCTGCACTCGGTTCAGGTTGTCCAGTGCTGACATAAGAGGGTCGTGTCCTTGTTGTCTCTGTTCGTTGTTCTTTCCTTTGTTCTCGTAGGCGAGGACGGTGTCCGACTCGTCCAACAGGAAGGAGAGACCAGCTCCAGACAGACTCTCCTAAAAAATAAAGACTACAAAGATTAGATTTTTCAGTCTGAAGAGCATTTAAAGAGTAAACTGTGATGAAACGTGTGGCTGTGATCAGATAAACAGAACTACATGCTAAACTAACCCATGACATCACCTCACTGTCACATCAGCAGTGCCTCAGCCAATAGAAACTCAGACAGGTGAATTTTACCTGGCAGGTGTTGCAGGAGCAGAGTTTGGAGCGCCATGCTGACGGCCAGAACACAGCTCCTGAGTGGATTCTTTTCTGACCAATTGCCTGCAGCTCCTTCAATCTGCAGCTTGGCTCCGCCTCCTCACGACTCCGCTTACAGCTGGGctggatgacatcatcacccTGACAAATTATTGATCATTAATCAATTACATTGATCAGTCTAACCAGACTAaaccacaacttttttttacgACTTTttactataatactataataataacaacaacagaccTGCAGCACCAATGCTGCCTTCACCTGGACTCAGACCTGCTGGATTAATACCTCGGACTCTGGAGGATAAATCTCCGGTCTGGACCTGGTTCATCTGAGCATGTGCAGTACAGAATCTGATCCAGTGTTTCAGGGAAGCCAAGGAGaagaaactccagcagaacaacaccagagaggtctggagtggaatgaggaccatcacaggttacaggccgaccaacaacagaggagctgaaggcagtgcggaccgggccaacgaactgaatctgtttttcaacagatttgactctgcgggccctgctcaccccccccccatgactattctgctgtctgcctccaaccatcacctattccactcccccctccccctcctgctcctcacagccccccacccccctgtgagagctttcctcacacctcgttccccagtccccaggctgacggcactcttcaacctgactacaccacccctcccccgccggtcacctctacaatgtgcttcactgctgaccatgttaagagacagctgatgagactccactccagcaaggctgcaggccctgatggtgtcagcccgagggtgcttaaagcctgtgccccccagctatgtggcgtacttcaccatgtcttcaacatgagcatgagtcttcagagggtccccgtgctgtggaagacgtcctgcctcgttcctgtgccaaagacgccgcgtcccagtggctcaAAGGACTAtagacccgtggcactgacctcccacatcatgaagaccctggagagactcgtcctggagcagctccggcccttggtcaagccacacttggacccccttcagttcgcctaccagccccgacttggagttgaggatgccatcatctacctgctcaaccgcgtctacaCCCACCTGGAtaagagtcatgttttttgacttctccagtaCGTTCAACACCATtcgtccggctctactgggtgagaagctgacggagatgcaggtggatgtccccctcgtgtcctggattgtcaactacctgactggcagaccacagtatgtgcgcttacaacactgtgtgtcagacagagtggtcagcaacaccggggccccgcaggggactgtcctctctcccttcctcttcaccgtctacaccacagacttcagctactgcagatagacctgccatcttcagaagttttctgatgactcagcaaaagttggatgtatcagcaagggtgatgaggaggagtacagggctgctgtggacaaaggagctgactgtggatctgaggaggaccaacgTGctgatgacccctgtttccatccagggagTCAGTGTGGACactgtagaggattacaagtacctgggagttcacattaACAATAAACTGCACTGGGCGAAGAACACTATAATaccctctacaggaagggccagagccgtctctattttctgaggtccttcaacatctgccggactatgctgaggatgttctatgagtctgtaGTGGCaagtgctatcctctatgctgttgcatgctggggcagcaggctgagggtggcggactccaacagcctaaacaaactgatctgcaagaccagtgacgttgtgggggtggagctggactctctgacggtggtgtcagagaggaggatgctgtctaagctgcggggcaacttggacaatgtctcacatcctctccatgacgtactggtcggacacaagagcagcttcagtgggagactcattcctcccaaatgcacaacgaagcgacacaggaaatcattcctgcctgtggccattaaactgttcaactcctccctctgagtgtcagacactcgggaagagactggaaatctggacctgcttcacctgccatatactacctcactatttattctttaaatgtttcagtgcaatacatatatagtcatacacaacagtgcaatacatacatatatatatatatatatatatatatatatatatatacattgttattgtatatattttttaccttatttttcacttaattactgtaaatgtgtatattttttattttgcatttcttatttttatattttgtacatacttttagctctaaattatgctacttttactcttgaatgggagcaccggtactgtacaatttccccccggggatcaataaagtatttctgattctgatattattatttatttatttatcaaaaccatccagtgtttttacattcattatcattcattatctCTTTATGGTAGTTGTTACtgttggggttagggttagcctCCTTGGGTTAGCCAGAGCAGGAATGGTGGACCATTCCCGCTCTGGATTCAGATTACAGCATGTAATTCAGAGTTACTGTTCATAATGTGATCTGACTGATACCTGGTGCAGTATTAAACCTGATGTTACTATGGTAACCACCTGATTTTCACTTTAACACAGAATTAATCAGTTTAATCCTCTGACCTTCTCTTCTTTGTTAGGAAGGTTTGTGTTTGACTCGGCTGCTCTCGTTTCCTCTTTCACCTGTAGTGCTGCACCTGGAACTGAACAGAAagtatatcacacacacaggaagtacaGCACAGATACAGGAAGTGTAAGATGATCAGGAATAGAGGTATGCTTGTCCACCAGTTTTAATTTACACCTTGGTGAAACATTTTGATGGTAATAACACCTTCAGTTTCTAATACCATCAGTTCTGTGATTATCACCATTTTCAGAAACACCTTAAACACATCACAGAGCTCCTGTCTTCTTTAGCAGTTTGATTTGGATTAATCACAAGGGAGACCAGTCAAACAGGGACACAGTTAAACAACTATAGATCAGTCTCTAATCGTCCATCCTTTTCTAAAGTACTACAAGCAGTTGTGTCTCAGCAATATACAACCATGCCCGTCActccactgaaactgaaatcttCAGATTGCACCTCAGTACTTCTATTAGAGGATCTCAgtgctctcctctccttccctctctccccctctgtctctctggagAGGAGGTCATGTGACTCAGGTCTGTTTGGCGACACCTGAAGTAGCTCAACGTCCTTCCAgatccatattcttcatatacGTTACAATCTAgctataattttgtcatcctgattgtTCTTTCTGAGCTATTAACGGGTTTTTGAGCTGagaatcgagggtctaaggacagagggtgtcatatgctggacagattgtgaagccccttgaggcagATTTgagatttgtgatattgggttatataaataaaattgactatTACCTGCCAGGTGAGTGGCGTAGGTCCAGAGGAAAGGGGTTTTGTTCATACAGGATTCACAGATCATCTCTTGCAGCTCCACACAGTCTGGAACCACACAGCCCAGgtgctgtaaacacaaacaggtgAGTTCAGTGACAGTCGGCCAGCAGGCAGTGCCACAACAGCTACACAATTTAATTCATTCAGCAGCATTCATTCCTGTACATCAGCAGTTTGGACACAGAGTTTCACCTTTCTGCTGTGGTagattttatatatacacacacacacacacacacacacacacacacaggactgtgATGCCAGCTGACAGGTGTGACGTCACAGCTGACAGGTGTGTCAGGTGTACTGTTGCTACCTGTGTACTTTTCTTGGACTCACCCTGCCGTGCAGCCAGTcctcacacaccacacactgaaTCATCTCATCCTCCACCTGAGGACAaaaccagccaatcacagacagATTCAATAAAGGAACCAGGCGGACAGGTGTCAGGTGATGTTCAGGTATGTGTCTCACCTGGTCGTCTGGGTCTGGGTAAGGACGACTGCAGGTACAGTAAACTCCAAAGAAGTTATGACTGTATTTGTTCAGACTATtgacctcc
The DNA window shown above is from Enoplosus armatus isolate fEnoArm2 chromosome 19, fEnoArm2.hap1, whole genome shotgun sequence and carries:
- the LOC139302403 gene encoding cytochrome c oxidase subunit 8A, mitochondrial-like; this translates as MVSAVLRMMGNVSASTLTRPKEILKETKKMIYSKPPRNKIGAVQSFIVMSVFAVAMLTPAAWILHHLPEYRQRSKQSPRD
- the ubr7 gene encoding putative E3 ubiquitin-protein ligase UBR7 isoform X1, whose translation is MSEEQTVSLVDVLEEDEELEEEASAVLAGSDSDHCSYPQGYVKRQALYACNTCTPKGGEAAGVCLACSYKCHEGHDLFELYTKRNFRCDCGNRKFTELQCKLFPEKEEVNSLNKYSHNFFGVYCTCSRPYPDPDDQVEDEMIQCVVCEDWLHGRHLGCVVPDCVELQEMICESCMNKTPFLWTYATHLAVPGAALQVKEETRAAESNTNLPNKEEKGDDVIQPSCKRSREEAEPSCRLKELQAIGQKRIHSGAVFWPSAWRSKLCSCNTCQESLSGAGLSFLLDESDTVLAYENKGKNNEQRQQGHDPLMSALDNLNRVQQLEIIHGYNDMKTELKDFLQRFAAEGKVVTPDDIRQFFEQQQSRKRRRVDGHFYST
- the ubr7 gene encoding putative E3 ubiquitin-protein ligase UBR7 isoform X2, with the protein product MSEEQTVSLVDVLEEDEELEEEASAVLAGSDSDHCSYPQGYVKRQALYACNTCTPKGGEAAGVCLACSYKCHEGHDLFELYTKRNFRCDCGNRKFTELQCKLFPEKEEVNSLNKYSHNFFGVYCTCSRPYPDPDDQVEDEMIQCVVCEDWLHGRHLGCVVPDCVELQEMICESCMNKTPFLWTYATHLAVPGAALQVKEETRAAESNTNLPNKEEKPSCKRSREEAEPSCRLKELQAIGQKRIHSGAVFWPSAWRSKLCSCNTCQESLSGAGLSFLLDESDTVLAYENKGKNNEQRQQGHDPLMSALDNLNRVQQLEIIHGYNDMKTELKDFLQRFAAEGKVVTPDDIRQFFEQQQSRKRRRVDGHFYST
- the ubr7 gene encoding putative E3 ubiquitin-protein ligase UBR7 isoform X3 — translated: MSEEQTVSLVDVLEEDEELEEEASAVLAGSDSDHCSYPQGYVKRQALYACNTCTPKGGEAAGVCLACSYKCHEGHDLFELYTKRNFRCDCGNRKFTELQCKLFPEKEEVNSLNKYSHNFFGVYCTCSRPYPDPDDQVEDEMIQCVVCEDWLHGRHLGCVVPDCVELQEMICESCMNKTPFLWTYATHLAVPGAALQVKEETRAAESNTNLPNKEEKGDDVIQPSCKRSREEAEPSCRLKELQAIGQKRIHSGAVFWPSAWRSKLCSCNTCQESLSGAGLSFLLDESDTVLAYENKGKNNEQRQQGHDPLMSALDNLNRVQQLEIIHGIQSTTHKSTS